A region of Staphylococcus sp. IVB6181 DNA encodes the following proteins:
- a CDS encoding methionine ABC transporter permease — translation MLGSTLDSSQLLEALYQTLLMVSISLVIGALIGIPLGVLLVVTKKDGIWENKVIYHVLNPVINVLRSVPFIILLIAIVPFTKLVVGTSIGTAAAIVPLTVYVAPYIARLVENSLLEVSSGVIEAANAMGASPIQIIRYFLLPEALGSLILALTTAIIGLIGATAMAGAVGGGGIGDLALAYGYQRFDTIVIVITVIILVIMVQLIQSLGNVLAKKIRRN, via the coding sequence ATGCTCGGTTCAACTTTAGATTCTTCTCAATTACTTGAAGCTTTATATCAAACACTGCTAATGGTTTCTATTTCGTTAGTTATCGGTGCATTAATCGGTATTCCATTAGGTGTGTTACTAGTTGTCACAAAGAAAGACGGCATTTGGGAAAATAAAGTAATTTATCATGTTCTTAATCCGGTGATTAACGTACTGCGTTCTGTACCTTTCATCATCTTATTGATTGCGATTGTACCATTCACGAAATTAGTTGTAGGTACATCAATCGGAACAGCAGCTGCAATAGTACCGCTTACTGTTTATGTAGCGCCCTATATTGCAAGACTCGTTGAGAACTCATTGCTTGAAGTGAGTTCAGGTGTGATTGAAGCAGCGAATGCGATGGGAGCATCTCCTATTCAAATTATCCGCTACTTCTTATTACCAGAGGCATTAGGATCATTAATTTTAGCATTAACCACAGCAATTATCGGTTTAATCGGAGCTACTGCGATGGCAGGTGCTGTCGGAGGCGGCGGTATTGGTGACTTAGCTTTAGCTTATGGTTACCAGCGTTTCGATACAATCGTCATTGTGATTACAGTCATTATCTTAGTTATTATGGTTCAGCTGATTCAATCTCTAGGGAATGTATTAGCTAAGAAAATCAGAAGAAATTAA
- a CDS encoding helix-turn-helix domain-containing protein — MDERKAEYSAGDIFITTPEMRVSHIQSIKGSIICLSINKIHFNKYYLRISGKIKKTHEIKCGMKKAMLNYIRYVYEEDLLMADINVIKLINYMHIYYSEFDSYIFNFTRNEIIVKAITHINNNYKAPLALGDVAQCLFVNSSFLSRKFKAEMRMGFSEYVRRIKLYRFAEDLLVSGNEKELWKTYHFASYRTFLKNFKSQFNMTPTEFILQSKQCKIEEKTVTENIYKQALEYLKE, encoded by the coding sequence ATGGATGAAAGGAAAGCTGAGTATTCGGCAGGAGATATCTTTATCACTACGCCGGAAATGAGAGTCTCGCATATCCAAAGTATTAAAGGCAGTATTATTTGTCTGTCTATTAATAAAATCCACTTTAATAAATACTATTTAAGAATCTCGGGGAAAATCAAGAAAACACATGAAATCAAATGCGGCATGAAGAAAGCTATGCTGAACTATATTCGTTATGTGTATGAGGAAGATCTGCTGATGGCAGATATTAATGTCATTAAACTGATTAATTATATGCATATATATTATAGTGAATTTGATAGTTATATATTTAACTTCACGAGAAATGAAATAATAGTTAAAGCGATTACACATATTAATAATAACTATAAAGCACCTTTGGCATTGGGGGATGTTGCACAATGTTTATTTGTGAACAGCAGCTTTCTTTCGAGAAAGTTTAAAGCTGAAATGCGCATGGGTTTTAGTGAATATGTCAGACGCATCAAACTTTATCGTTTCGCAGAAGACTTGCTGGTCAGCGGTAATGAAAAAGAACTGTGGAAAACGTATCATTTTGCTAGTTACCGTACCTTTTTGAAGAACTTTAAATCGCAATTCAACATGACACCGACAGAGTTTATATTGCAATCAAAACAATGCAAAATCGAAGAAAAAACAGTAACTGAAAACATTTACAAACAAGCTTTAGAATATTTAAAAGAATAA
- a CDS encoding LPXTG cell wall anchor domain-containing protein — translation MMNDGQKAPVEFVEQYLHTSDKQGLVRQLLADNYGPNDVDGIMSKINVDYNTVSAEDLFQDILRAGIEYANEQTSKYTVYAVRAAGTETSTATTNNVTYPYVDNTSNVTIPKTGTAAEVVGALKASVQIPDSGRTIVGNGTTYAGQKPARYEVTATPDKQHRVIKIRVKYTVTGGTGTHVVDFGGLTLGNGFAKQAEIPYVFTQFGTTNRHGSGTPLSDRLILGAAKPGYPEGYAMRSRPTITEAMIQNGGYGLLEFSLPVKNWNGDLSISAFPMMFSQNMPYADTPDPFSTDNYFYKNMEVVLDKNPDANIRHKTATITEPIPFITDYVTTDALNVGQQRVQSEGVLGEKTYQQSDVLYKGHLISRATDVGSITRQPVNKVIELGVRQPANTPSLLLPPVVDPKLSGAQIVTGQAVPNAHITLSVGPTTYNTQSDGRGNFTQNLNTPLREADIVSATVTKNGTTSLPGKMIVPRDGHTPNISTTQVRTTQNGKQGTLLTILNAETNQPISSVFIPDGATGPRGDRGQAGSNGRDATPLTVTREEKDAHGNTVVHFSDGHTATISKGDTGARGAQGSKGDKGDRGLTGATGANGRDAAPLTVSREEKDAHGNTVVHFSDGSHVTISKGDVGARGAQGAAGRNGTSVTITNTRTMPNGNVEVTFSDGHKIEVPKGAKGDKGDKGDRGLTGATGANGRDAAPLTVTREEKDAHGNTVVHFSDGHTATISKGDTGARGAQGAKGDTGLTGAQGPKGDKGDKGDRGLTGANGRDAAPLTVTREGKDAHGNTVVHFSDGTKVVVPKGQDGTNGTNGTSVTITDTAVQPDGSTKVTFSDGHEISIPKGEKGDKGDAGAAGQDGTSVTVESTTVQPDGSTKVVFSDGKSVVIPKGQAGADGTNGKSITVESSAPDENGNTVVRFSDGSSVVIPKGAKGDTGAAGARGENGTNGQSITITGTTQTPEGTEVTFSDGTKVVIPKAQDGVNGKDGKSITVQTSETTPEGNTKVTFSDGSVITIQKGAKGDTGEAGAQGAAGTNGIDGKSITVSSTKQTPEGNTEVTFSDGSKVVIPKGQDGTNGTNGTNGTSVTITSTQVQPDGSTKVVFSDGHEVSIPKGEKGDKGDTGAAGHDGTSVTVTGTEVQPDGSTKVTFSDDTTITIPKGDKGDAGEAGDKGADGKSISISSTKAVPEGTEVTFSDGTKVVVPKGQDGVNGQSITVQTSETTPEGNTKVTFSDGSVVTIQKGAKGDTGETGAQGAAGTNGIDGKSITVSSTKQTPEGNTEVTFSDGSKVVIPKGQDGTNGTNGTNGTSVTITSTQVQPDGSTKVVFSDGHEVSIPKGEKGDKGDAGAAGQNGTSVTVSSTEVQPDGSTKVTFSDGREISIPKGQNGADGKAITVKSTSTDPDGNKVVTFSDDTTITIPKGDKGDTGAAGTNGVDGKSITVQSTETTPEGNTKVTFSDGTTVTVEKGAKGDAGDTGATGANGKSITVTSTAPDAEGNTVVNFSDGTSITVPKGAKGDTGETGAQGAAGTNGADGKSITITGTTQTPEGNTEVTFSDGSKVVIPKAKDGVNGTSVTITSSEVQPDGSTKLVFSDGHEVTIPKGQKGDKGQDGTSITITNTEVQPDGSTKVTFSDGREITIPKGQNGADGKAITVKSTAPDADGNTVVTFSDDTTITIPKGAKGDRGETGAQGAAGTNGTDGKSITVQSTETTPEGNTKVTFSDGTTVTVEKGAKGDTGEAGATGANGQSITVTSTAPDAEGNTVVNFSDGTSITVPKGAKGDKGDTGAAGTNGKDGKSITITGTTQTPEGNTEVTFSDGTKVVVPKGNKGDKGEDGTSVTITNSEVQPDGSTKVTFSDGREITIPKGEKGDKGDTGAAGQNGTSVTVTNTEVQPDGSTKVVFSDGKSLVIPKGQNGEDGQSITVRSTAPDADGNTVVTFSDGSTITIPKGVKGDKGDTGAAGTNGVDGKSVTITGTTQTPDGNTEVTFSDGTKVVVPKGNKGDKGEDGTSVTITNSEVQPDGSTKVTFSDGREITIPKGEKGDKGDAGENGTSVTVSSTEVQPDGSTKVVFSDGKSLVIPKGEKGDDGQSITVRSTAPDADGNTVVTFSDGSHAVIPKGDRGADGTSVTITGTETLPSGDIKVTFSDGHEIIVPKGAKGDAGQSVTVVRHSKTPEGNTVVDFSDGSSITIPKGDKGDKGEDGTSVTVKDSHPDADGNTVVEFSDGNTITVLKGKDGKDGKDGKSITVVGQKVDPNGNTIVVFSDGREITIPKGKDGASVSVKDYHFDHDGNTIVEFSDGNTITVLRGNDGLDGRDGRDGRDGRDGRNAVPTPPAYIVNNYIDAYNTNVIIFSDGQRVEIPCNAYGYPVAIVGYNHDAIGNVVLQCADNTRIIVPCTKPVTPKVSIPMIPLVPAQPSVPVQPQVPVTPQVPVTPQVPVTPQIPVAPQVPVAPQVSVAPQVPVTPTTNRNKNVPTGTVETTPVQPKSVGHTHYVNVGQKDTNKFAGKHLEHKVVYHNVEQPKAAPVQQPEKSAQSLPDTGSDETAPLLYGSLLAGLGAASVLGSKRRKDEE, via the coding sequence ATGATGAATGATGGGCAAAAAGCACCTGTAGAATTTGTAGAACAATATTTGCATACATCGGACAAACAAGGATTAGTACGTCAATTATTGGCAGACAACTATGGTCCAAATGATGTAGACGGTATCATGAGTAAAATTAACGTAGACTATAATACAGTTTCTGCGGAAGATTTATTCCAAGATATTTTACGAGCTGGTATTGAGTATGCAAATGAACAAACTTCTAAATATACTGTTTATGCAGTAAGAGCAGCAGGGACAGAAACAAGTACGGCTACCACTAATAATGTTACTTATCCCTACGTAGATAATACATCAAATGTAACTATTCCAAAGACTGGGACTGCTGCGGAAGTAGTAGGTGCGCTAAAAGCAAGTGTGCAGATTCCTGATAGTGGCAGAACTATTGTTGGAAATGGAACAACCTATGCTGGTCAGAAACCAGCCCGCTATGAAGTTACAGCAACGCCAGACAAACAACACAGAGTGATTAAGATCCGTGTAAAATACACTGTTACTGGTGGGACAGGGACTCATGTTGTTGATTTTGGAGGGCTGACTTTAGGTAATGGTTTTGCAAAACAAGCGGAAATTCCATATGTTTTTACTCAATTTGGAACTACAAATAGACATGGATCGGGAACTCCATTATCTGATCGTTTGATTCTTGGCGCAGCTAAACCAGGATATCCTGAGGGTTATGCAATGCGTTCTAGACCAACTATTACTGAGGCCATGATTCAAAATGGTGGCTATGGTTTGCTTGAATTTTCTTTGCCAGTTAAAAATTGGAATGGCGATTTGAGTATATCTGCTTTTCCAATGATGTTCTCGCAAAATATGCCATATGCAGACACACCGGATCCATTCTCAACTGATAACTATTTCTATAAAAATATGGAAGTTGTATTAGATAAGAATCCAGATGCTAATATAAGACACAAAACCGCAACAATTACAGAGCCCATCCCATTTATAACGGATTATGTAACAACGGATGCATTAAATGTGGGACAACAACGTGTTCAATCAGAAGGTGTACTTGGTGAAAAAACATATCAGCAATCAGATGTTTTGTATAAGGGACATTTGATTAGTCGCGCCACTGATGTAGGCTCAATCACACGTCAACCAGTAAATAAAGTTATTGAATTAGGTGTGCGTCAACCGGCTAATACACCGAGCTTGTTGTTACCGCCAGTTGTAGATCCTAAATTATCAGGAGCTCAAATAGTAACTGGTCAAGCAGTACCTAATGCACATATTACGTTATCAGTAGGTCCAACAACATATAATACACAATCAGATGGTAGAGGAAACTTTACTCAAAATTTAAACACCCCATTAAGAGAAGCAGATATTGTATCAGCAACTGTTACTAAAAATGGTACAACAAGTTTACCTGGAAAAATGATTGTACCTCGAGATGGACATACTCCTAACATAAGTACCACACAAGTTCGAACTACTCAAAATGGTAAACAGGGTACATTATTAACAATTTTAAATGCAGAAACGAACCAACCAATCAGCAGTGTGTTTATTCCTGATGGAGCGACTGGTCCAAGAGGTGATCGAGGTCAAGCAGGGTCAAATGGTCGAGACGCAACACCTTTAACAGTAACGAGAGAAGAAAAGGATGCACACGGTAATACAGTTGTTCATTTCAGCGATGGTCATACAGCAACAATCTCTAAGGGGGATACAGGCGCACGCGGTGCCCAAGGTTCTAAAGGAGATAAGGGCGACCGAGGCTTAACAGGTGCAACGGGAGCGAATGGACGAGATGCTGCACCTTTAACAGTATCAAGAGAAGAAAAAGATGCGCATGGTAATACAGTCGTACACTTCAGCGATGGTTCACATGTGACGATTTCTAAAGGTGATGTTGGTGCAAGAGGTGCCCAAGGAGCAGCGGGCCGAAACGGCACATCGGTAACAATAACAAATACGAGAACAATGCCGAACGGCAATGTTGAAGTGACATTCTCAGACGGACACAAAATAGAAGTGCCGAAAGGCGCCAAAGGAGATAAGGGAGATAAAGGCGATCGAGGCTTAACAGGTGCAACGGGAGCAAATGGTCGAGACGCAGCACCTTTAACAGTAACGAGAGAAGAAAAGGATGCCCATGGCAATACAGTTGTTCACTTCAGCGATGGTCATACAGCGACAATCTCTAAAGGAGATACGGGAGCTCGAGGTGCACAAGGTGCCAAAGGTGACACTGGCTTAACAGGAGCCCAAGGTCCAAAAGGAGATAAGGGCGATAAAGGTGATCGAGGTTTGACCGGAGCAAATGGCCGAGATGCAGCGCCGTTGACAGTAACGAGAGAAGGAAAAGATGCACATGGCAATACAGTTGTTCACTTCAGCGATGGTACAAAAGTAGTTGTACCTAAAGGCCAAGATGGAACTAATGGTACAAATGGCACATCTGTCACAATTACAGATACTGCAGTTCAACCAGATGGATCTACTAAAGTCACATTCAGCGACGGTCATGAAATCTCTATTCCAAAAGGTGAAAAAGGAGATAAAGGTGACGCTGGTGCAGCCGGTCAAGACGGCACATCAGTAACTGTTGAAAGTACAACAGTACAACCTGACGGTTCTACGAAAGTAGTCTTCAGTGATGGTAAATCAGTTGTAATTCCTAAAGGCCAAGCTGGCGCAGATGGCACAAATGGTAAATCAATTACAGTTGAATCTTCAGCTCCAGATGAAAATGGCAACACTGTTGTTAGATTCAGCGATGGTTCATCTGTCGTTATTCCAAAAGGTGCTAAAGGTGACACAGGTGCAGCAGGAGCACGAGGCGAAAACGGTACAAACGGTCAATCGATTACGATTACTGGTACAACTCAAACTCCAGAAGGAACTGAAGTCACATTCAGCGATGGTACTAAAGTTGTTATCCCTAAAGCACAAGATGGTGTGAATGGTAAAGATGGCAAATCGATTACTGTTCAAACTTCAGAAACAACACCAGAAGGCAATACAAAAGTAACCTTCTCAGATGGATCTGTTATTACGATTCAAAAAGGTGCTAAAGGTGATACAGGTGAAGCCGGGGCTCAAGGTGCAGCTGGTACAAATGGTATTGATGGTAAATCAATCACAGTATCAAGTACTAAACAAACACCAGAAGGTAATACTGAAGTTACATTCAGCGACGGTTCAAAAGTAGTCATTCCTAAAGGCCAAGACGGCACAAACGGTACGAATGGCACAAATGGAACATCTGTCACAATTACAAGCACGCAAGTTCAACCAGATGGTTCAACAAAAGTAGTCTTCAGTGACGGTCATGAAGTTTCTATTCCTAAAGGTGAAAAAGGAGATAAAGGCGACACTGGTGCAGCTGGACATGATGGAACATCAGTAACAGTAACAGGCACAGAGGTTCAACCAGACGGATCTACTAAAGTGACATTCAGTGATGACACAACAATTACTATTCCAAAAGGAGACAAAGGTGATGCAGGTGAAGCTGGAGATAAAGGTGCAGATGGTAAATCTATCAGTATCTCTAGCACAAAAGCTGTTCCAGAAGGAACTGAAGTCACATTCAGCGACGGCACAAAAGTAGTCGTACCTAAAGGTCAAGATGGCGTTAACGGTCAATCGATTACTGTTCAAACTTCAGAAACAACACCAGAAGGCAATACAAAAGTAACCTTCTCTGATGGTTCAGTAGTTACAATTCAAAAAGGTGCTAAAGGTGATACGGGTGAAACAGGTGCCCAAGGTGCAGCTGGTACAAACGGCATTGATGGTAAATCAATTACAGTATCAAGTACTAAACAAACACCAGAAGGCAACACTGAAGTCACATTCAGCGACGGTTCAAAAGTAGTGATTCCTAAAGGCCAAGACGGCACAAATGGTACGAATGGCACAAACGGAACATCTGTCACAATTACAAGTACTCAAGTTCAACCAGATGGTTCAACAAAAGTAGTCTTCAGTGACGGTCATGAAGTTTCTATTCCTAAAGGTGAAAAAGGAGATAAAGGCGACGCTGGTGCAGCTGGTCAAAACGGTACTTCAGTAACTGTATCAAGTACAGAAGTACAACCAGACGGATCGACTAAAGTGACATTCAGCGATGGACGAGAAATTTCTATTCCAAAAGGTCAAAATGGCGCAGACGGAAAAGCAATTACGGTTAAATCAACATCAACTGATCCAGATGGAAATAAAGTTGTGACATTCAGTGATGACACAACAATTACTATTCCAAAAGGAGATAAAGGAGATACAGGTGCAGCCGGCACAAATGGTGTTGACGGTAAATCAATCACTGTTCAAAGCACAGAAACAACACCAGAAGGTAACACGAAAGTTACATTCTCAGATGGTACAACAGTAACTGTTGAAAAAGGTGCTAAAGGTGATGCTGGGGATACTGGCGCAACAGGTGCGAACGGTAAATCAATTACTGTCACATCAACAGCTCCGGATGCGGAAGGCAATACAGTTGTCAACTTCAGTGATGGTACTTCAATCACAGTACCAAAAGGTGCTAAAGGTGATACGGGTGAAACAGGTGCCCAAGGTGCAGCCGGTACAAATGGTGCAGATGGAAAATCAATCACTATTACTGGTACAACTCAAACACCAGAAGGCAATACTGAAGTTACATTCAGTGACGGCTCTAAAGTAGTTATTCCTAAAGCAAAAGACGGTGTGAATGGTACATCAGTTACTATTACAAGCTCAGAAGTACAACCAGACGGCTCAACTAAACTTGTCTTCAGTGATGGTCATGAAGTCACTATTCCAAAAGGCCAAAAAGGCGATAAAGGTCAAGATGGCACTTCAATCACTATTACAAATACAGAAGTACAACCAGATGGTTCTACTAAAGTAACGTTCAGCGATGGAAGAGAAATCACTATTCCAAAAGGTCAAAATGGCGCAGACGGCAAAGCAATTACTGTTAAATCTACAGCTCCAGATGCGGACGGTAATACAGTTGTGACATTCAGCGATGACACAACAATTACAATCCCTAAAGGTGCAAAAGGTGATCGTGGTGAAACAGGTGCTCAAGGTGCAGCTGGCACAAACGGTACGGATGGTAAATCAATTACTGTTCAAAGCACTGAAACAACACCAGAAGGTAATACAAAAGTTACATTCTCAGACGGTACAACAGTAACTGTTGAAAAAGGTGCCAAAGGCGATACAGGTGAAGCTGGCGCAACAGGTGCAAACGGTCAATCAATCACTGTTACATCAACAGCTCCGGATGCGGAAGGCAATACAGTAGTCAACTTCAGTGATGGTACTTCAATCACAGTTCCAAAAGGAGCTAAAGGAGACAAAGGAGATACAGGCGCAGCCGGCACAAATGGTAAAGATGGAAAATCAATCACTATTACCGGCACAACGCAAACACCAGAAGGCAACACAGAAGTGACATTTAGTGACGGTACAAAAGTAGTTGTTCCTAAAGGAAACAAAGGAGATAAAGGTGAAGACGGTACATCTGTCACAATCACAAACTCTGAAGTACAACCAGACGGCTCAACTAAAGTTACATTCAGCGATGGTCGAGAAATCACTATCCCTAAAGGTGAAAAAGGCGATAAAGGCGATACTGGTGCAGCAGGTCAAAACGGAACTTCAGTAACAGTAACAAATACAGAAGTTCAACCTGACGGTTCAACGAAAGTAGTCTTCAGTGACGGTAAATCTCTAGTTATCCCTAAAGGTCAAAATGGTGAGGATGGTCAATCTATTACAGTAAGATCAACAGCACCAGATGCGGATGGTAATACAGTTGTGACATTCTCTGATGGCTCAACAATCACTATCCCTAAAGGCGTTAAAGGAGACAAAGGAGATACAGGTGCAGCCGGCACAAATGGTGTGGATGGAAAATCAGTCACTATTACTGGTACAACGCAAACACCAGACGGTAACACAGAAGTAACGTTCAGCGATGGCACAAAAGTAGTCGTTCCTAAAGGAAACAAAGGTGATAAAGGTGAAGACGGTACGTCTGTCACAATCACAAACTCTGAAGTACAACCAGATGGCTCAACTAAAGTGACGTTCAGTGATGGCAGAGAAATCACTATCCCTAAAGGTGAAAAAGGCGATAAAGGTGACGCAGGTGAAAACGGAACTTCAGTAACAGTATCAAGTACAGAAGTTCAACCTGACGGTTCAACAAAAGTAGTCTTCAGCGATGGCAAATCTCTTGTTATTCCAAAAGGTGAAAAAGGTGATGATGGCCAATCAATCACAGTAAGATCAACAGCACCAGACGCTGATGGCAATACAGTTGTAACATTCTCAGATGGTTCACATGCTGTGATTCCTAAAGGAGATAGAGGTGCAGATGGTACTTCAGTAACTATTACAGGAACTGAAACATTACCTAGCGGTGATATCAAAGTTACATTCAGTGATGGTCATGAAATTATCGTTCCAAAAGGTGCGAAAGGCGATGCTGGTCAATCTGTTACAGTCGTAAGACATTCTAAAACTCCTGAAGGCAACACAGTTGTTGATTTCAGTGACGGCAGCAGCATTACTATTCCAAAAGGCGACAAAGGCGATAAAGGTGAAGACGGTACATCTGTAACAGTCAAAGATTCACATCCTGATGCGGATGGCAACACAGTTGTAGAATTCAGCGATGGCAATACTATCACAGTCTTAAAAGGCAAAGATGGCAAAGACGGTAAAGATGGCAAATCAATTACTGTAGTCGGACAAAAAGTTGATCCAAACGGAAACACAATCGTTGTCTTCAGTGACGGTCGTGAAATCACAATTCCAAAAGGCAAAGATGGTGCATCAGTATCTGTAAAAGATTACCACTTTGACCATGATGGCAATACAATTGTTGAGTTCAGCGACGGTAATACAATTACAGTCTTAAGAGGTAACGACGGTCTTGACGGTCGTGATGGCCGCGACGGCAGAGATGGACGTGATGGCAGAAACGCAGTACCGACTCCACCTGCATATATCGTTAATAACTACATTGATGCATATAACACAAATGTAATCATCTTCAGTGATGGTCAACGTGTTGAAATTCCATGCAATGCTTATGGATATCCTGTTGCAATTGTAGGATATAACCATGATGCAATTGGTAATGTGGTATTACAATGTGCAGATAATACAAGAATTATCGTACCTTGTACAAAACCAGTCACACCAAAAGTGTCAATTCCAATGATTCCATTGGTACCAGCACAACCAAGTGTTCCTGTACAACCACAAGTACCTGTAACACCACAAGTACCAGTAACACCGCAAGTACCTGTAACACCACAAATACCGGTGGCACCGCAAGTACCAGTGGCACCGCAAGTATCAGTGGCACCGCAAGTACCGGTGACACCGACAACAAACAGAAATAAAAATGTACCAACAGGTACTGTTGAAACTACTCCAGTACAACCAAAATCTGTTGGACATACACATTACGTGAATGTGGGTCAAAAAGATACGAATAAATTTGCTGGTAAACACCTTGAACATAAAGTGGTTTATCACAATGTAGAACAACCTAAAGCAGCACCAGTACAACAACCAGAAAAATCAGCGCAATCATTACCTGATACAGGTTCTGACGAAACAGCACCATTATTATATGGTTCATTGCTTGCTGGTTTAGGTGCAGCATCAGTACTTGGATCAAAACGTCGTAAAGATGAAGAATAA
- the gmpC gene encoding dipeptide ABC transporter glycylmethionine-binding lipoprotein, producing MKKLLVLAIAFVVILAACGKKDDNKTVTVGVASNETKVWDKVAELAEKDGITVKVKQFSDYNVPNKALNDGDIDMNAFQHFAFLDQYEKANKGTKITPIRTTVFAPLGIYSKKIKDIKELKDGAKVIIPNDVSNQARALKLLEKAGYIKLSKDFGLKGGIKDIVENKKKLDIKAVDAQQTARALDDVDISVINNGVATKAGLDAKKDPIYLESDDAKASQPYINIIAVNSKDKDNKTLKKVAELYHSKEARKALKKETKDGEIIVDLKQDEIKKISDDLKK from the coding sequence ATGAAGAAATTATTAGTACTAGCAATCGCATTTGTCGTTATTCTTGCGGCATGCGGGAAGAAAGATGATAACAAAACAGTTACAGTCGGTGTAGCATCTAACGAAACAAAAGTTTGGGATAAAGTCGCAGAATTAGCGGAAAAAGATGGTATTACAGTAAAAGTAAAACAATTCTCAGATTATAACGTACCGAACAAAGCGCTGAACGATGGGGATATCGATATGAACGCATTCCAACACTTTGCATTCTTAGATCAATATGAAAAAGCTAACAAAGGTACAAAGATTACGCCAATCCGTACAACAGTATTCGCACCATTAGGTATTTACTCTAAAAAAATCAAAGATATTAAAGAACTGAAAGACGGAGCTAAAGTGATTATTCCTAACGACGTATCTAACCAAGCACGTGCGTTAAAACTTTTAGAAAAAGCTGGCTATATCAAACTTTCTAAAGACTTCGGCTTAAAAGGCGGAATCAAAGATATCGTTGAAAATAAGAAAAAATTAGATATTAAAGCAGTAGATGCGCAACAAACAGCACGTGCATTAGACGATGTGGATATTTCAGTTATCAACAATGGTGTAGCAACTAAAGCTGGTTTAGATGCGAAAAAAGATCCAATCTACTTAGAAAGTGATGACGCGAAAGCTTCACAACCATACATCAACATTATCGCTGTTAACTCTAAAGACAAAGATAATAAAACATTGAAAAAAGTTGCGGAACTTTACCACTCTAAAGAAGCACGCAAAGCATTAAAAAAAGAAACAAAAGACGGTGAAATCATCGTTGACTTAAAACAAGATGAAATCAAAAAAATCAGTGATGATTTGAAAAAATAA